From Mauremys mutica isolate MM-2020 ecotype Southern chromosome 17, ASM2049712v1, whole genome shotgun sequence, one genomic window encodes:
- the LOC123351955 gene encoding sialic acid-binding Ig-like lectin 13: MWVPGASQIPPSTKLCIKIILALLCQGGLCQEPVYRIQVPSRVTAQQGLCVLIPCHFTANFESSGVPYKYWFLRDDDRYTSPAVATTDPGRNLREPGGRIRLVGDAPDDCSLHISDVRAGDRDRYVFRFVKGDFKYSYVVTQPLVDVTELTEQPVLGVPEVLLSGQLVNVTCQAPGTCSGTPPQITWTGGFDYTARNVSVALANGSVSYSSMLSFTPAPGDDGKELVCTVTYPAVVGVFTRTAVRLHVGYPPELLPRGNCTVRGRGPGGAATCHCAAEGNPPPRLEWRLPNRTLPGHFEGPELRATSGARGPAVSGELRGPAGALANVSCAATNAHGQSQAALPVVPAAGFPLTLVVASAVGGSLALVGAGAAVAWRVRKGRQGGRVPARAGRCRRTGDGQVCHAYEQPSHRQDVTGGGGALEKKGRGRGGGRGGRCYRGRGDWDQFPEENIYANA, from the exons ATGTGGGTGCCAGGAGCCAGCCAGATACCCCCTTCCACCAAGCTCTGCATTAAAATCATCCTCGCACTGCTCTGCCAGG GTGGGCTCTGCCAGGAGCCCGTCTATCGGATCCAGGTCCCGTCCCGCGTCACGGCCCAGCAGGGTCTCTGCGTCCTGATCCCCTGTCATTTCACAGCCAATTTCGAGTCCTCCGGGGTCCCCTACAAATACTGGTTTCTCAGGGACGATGACAGATACACCAGCCCGGCTGTGGCCACCACAGATCCTGGCAGGAACCTGAGGGAGCCTGGGGGCCGGATCCGCCTGGTGGGGGACGCCCCGGACGACTGCTCCCTGCACATCAGCGACGTGAGAGCCGGAGACAGGGACCGCTACGTCTTCCGCTTTGTGAAGGGAGACTTTAAATACAGCTACGTGGTGACCCAGCCGCTGGTGGATGTGACAG AGCTGACGGAGCAGCCGGTGCTGGGGGTCCCCGAGGTGCTGCTGTCCGGACAGCTGGTGAATGTGACCTGCCAGGCTCCGGGGACCTGCTcagggacccctccccaaatcaccTGGACAGGGGGGTTCGACTACACAGCCAGGAACGTCTCGGTCGCCCTGGCGAACGGCAGCGTCTCCTACAGCTCCATGCTCAGCTTCACGCCGGCCCCAGGGGATGATGGCAAAGAGCTGGTCTGCACCGTCACGTACCCCGCCGTGGTCGGGGTCTTCACCCGCACAGCCGTCCGGCTCCACGTCGGCT ACCCGCCGGAGCTGCTGCCGCGGGGGAACTGCACGGTGCGGGGCCGCGGGCCCGGGGGAGCCGCCACGTGTCACTGCGCGGCCGAGGggaaccccccgccccgcctcgaGTGGCGCCTGCCCAACCGCACCCTCCCCGGGCACTTCGAGGGCCCCGAGCTGCGAGCGACCTCGGGGGCGCGGGGCCCGGCCGTGAgcggggagctgcggggcccGGCCGGGGCCCTGGCCAACGTGTCCTGCGCTGCCACCAACGCCCACGGGCAGAGCCAGGCCGCGCTGCCCGTGGTGCCCGCAG CCGGCTTCCCCCTGACGCTCGTGGTGGCCTCGGCGGTTGGTGGGAGCCTCGCGCTGGTCGGTGCCGGGGCTGCAGTGGCCTGgagagtcaggaagggaag gcaggggggcagggTCCCCGCCAGGGCCGGACGGTGCCGAAGGACCGGAGACGGGCAGGTCTGTCACGCCTACGAGCAGCCTTCCCACAGACAG GACGtcaccgggggagggggagcccttgagaagaaagggagaggaagaggaggaggaagaggaggaagatgcTACCGGGGGAGAGGTGACTGGGATCAATTTCCAGAGGAAAACATCTACGCCAACGCCTAA